The following proteins are encoded in a genomic region of Paenibacillus sp. FSL R7-0273:
- a CDS encoding DUF1801 domain-containing protein, whose amino-acid sequence MEYNASSPEDYISQLPEERRPIIEKLRAVIKENLPDGFAEAAGYGIEYMVPHELYPPGYHVTPEQPLPFMSIASQKNHIALYHMGIYMKPELLSWFRGEYPMHMKTKLDMGKSCIRFRPSGAIPYELLGELSSKLTAAEYIQLYEREIAQMKNR is encoded by the coding sequence ATGGAGTACAACGCAAGCAGTCCCGAAGATTATATCAGCCAGCTGCCGGAAGAGCGCAGGCCGATTATAGAGAAGCTTAGAGCAGTAATTAAAGAAAACCTTCCGGACGGATTTGCAGAAGCTGCAGGTTACGGTATTGAATATATGGTGCCGCATGAGCTGTATCCCCCGGGTTATCATGTGACGCCGGAGCAGCCGCTGCCGTTCATGAGTATAGCCTCCCAGAAAAATCATATCGCCCTGTATCACATGGGTATCTATATGAAGCCGGAGCTGCTGTCCTGGTTCCGCGGGGAGTATCCGATGCATATGAAGACCAAGCTGGATATGGGCAAATCCTGCATCCGGTTCAGGCCGTCGGGGGCGATCCCTTATGAACTGCTTGGTGAGTTAAGCAGCAAGCTCACAGCCGCAGAATATATTCAATTATATGAACGGGAAATCGCCCAAATGAAGAATAGATAA
- a CDS encoding iron chaperone, which yields MDANKVTYESIDDYIGQAAPEVRELLQNIRKVIHEAAPEATEKISYQMPTFYLHGNLVHYAAFKKHIGFYPAPQGIEAFKDELSVYKGAKGSVQFPLDQPMPYDLITRIVKYRAAENIEKANK from the coding sequence ATGGACGCTAACAAGGTTACATATGAGAGTATTGATGACTATATTGGACAGGCCGCACCGGAGGTCCGGGAGCTTTTGCAGAATATACGCAAGGTCATTCATGAAGCTGCTCCGGAAGCCACTGAGAAAATCAGCTACCAGATGCCCACATTTTACCTGCATGGCAATCTGGTGCATTATGCAGCGTTCAAGAAGCATATCGGATTTTATCCGGCACCACAGGGAATCGAGGCCTTTAAGGACGAGCTGTCTGTCTATAAAGGGGCGAAGGGTTCAGTCCAGTTCCCGCTAGACCAGCCGATGCCCTACGACCTGATCACCCGGATTGTAAAATACAGGGCAGCAGAGAATATTGAAAAAGCAAATAAATGA
- a CDS encoding YdeI/OmpD-associated family protein, with protein MEMENLLTAATRDELRSWLQAHGRTEKCCWITVSMTPAPDKLLYLDAVEEALCFGWIDGVKKSTEQGVMQRLSPRSKRSSWTELNKERVRRLDRLGLMSEEGRQVLPDMAPESFVIDEVIGQRLKEDPEVYANFLAFPPLYSRIRIDNIQSYKKQPELYQSRLDKFIANTRDNRMYGAWHDNGRLIDY; from the coding sequence ATGGAAATGGAAAATCTGTTAACAGCAGCAACGCGTGACGAGCTGCGGAGCTGGCTGCAGGCGCACGGCAGGACAGAGAAATGCTGCTGGATTACCGTAAGTATGACACCTGCACCAGACAAGCTGCTGTATTTGGATGCTGTTGAAGAGGCGCTGTGCTTCGGCTGGATTGACGGAGTCAAAAAAAGCACGGAGCAGGGTGTTATGCAGCGGCTGTCTCCAAGATCCAAAAGAAGCTCGTGGACCGAGCTGAATAAAGAACGGGTCCGCCGTCTGGACAGGCTGGGGCTGATGAGCGAGGAGGGCAGACAGGTGCTGCCGGATATGGCGCCGGAATCTTTTGTAATAGATGAAGTAATCGGGCAAAGGTTAAAAGAGGACCCGGAGGTCTATGCGAACTTTCTGGCCTTCCCGCCGCTGTACAGCAGAATCCGGATTGATAACATACAAAGCTACAAGAAGCAGCCGGAGCTGTATCAGAGCAGGCTGGACAAATTCATAGCAAATACGCGGGACAACCGGATGTATGGCGCGTGGCATGATAATGGGCGTCTAATCGATTACTGA